Proteins encoded in a region of the Zea mays cultivar B73 chromosome 2, Zm-B73-REFERENCE-NAM-5.0, whole genome shotgun sequence genome:
- the LOC109944031 gene encoding adagio-like protein 1: MEWDSESDGAGSVGVDEQEEEQEEERGGEGGGVDAGGMFTLAIEGMLRASGPCGLVVTNALEPDCPIIYANRGFEEATGYRVEEFLGRNWSVPPYIPYMLPFHIRHAASFIWLQGLLCAT, translated from the coding sequence ATGGAGTGGGACAGCGAGTCCGACGGCGCCGGCAGCGTCGGCGTCGACGAGCAggaagaggagcaggaggaggagcGGGGAGGCGAGGGAGGAGGTGTTGACGCCGGTGGGATGTTCACGCTCGCGATTGAAGGCATGCTGCGCGCGTCTGGTCCGTGCGGGCTCGTCGTCACCAACGCGCTCGAGCCCGACTGTCCCATCATCTACGCTAACCGCGGCTTCGAGGAGGCTACGGGCTACCGCGTCGAGGAGTTTCTTGGCAGGAACTGGTCTGTACCACCTTATATTCCATATATGCTTCCATTTCACATTCGTCATGCAGCCAGTTTCATCTGGTTGCAAGGACTGCTCTGTGCCACTTAG